A genomic segment from Streptosporangium roseum DSM 43021 encodes:
- a CDS encoding FAD-dependent oxidoreductase yields the protein MDKPVIMTVDDDPGVSRSVARDLRRRYGHSYRIVRADTAIAGMESVRQLRLRGDDVAAILADYRMPQMNGVEFLEQAMDLYPYARRVLLTAYADTDAAIQAINVVDLDHYMLKPWDPPEEKFYPVLDALLDAWHRADRRESDELRVVGARWSARSYKIRDFLSRNQVPYHWMLADDPEGAQLLAAAGEECEISPAKLPLVITADGTKLIAPTTAELAAAVGLSTAPATDFYDLIVIGGGPGGLGAAVYGASEGLRTVMVEQHASGGQAGQSSRIENYLGFPDGVSGAQLADRARRQALKFGAELLTARTVTSLEVKGQARVVGFADGSSIAAHTVILATGVSYRRLAAPGLDDFVGRGTYYGAAVTEAPECRDHEVYIVGAANSAGQGAVFLSGYASRVHLIVRSDGLERSMSHYLIEQISNIPNIEVHTGTEVVGAEGDDHLERLTLKGPDGERTVDSEWLFVFIGAEPFTDWLGDTIERDAKGFVLTGPDLTSAESRPRNWPLRREPYHLETNVPGVFAAGDVRADSIKRVASAVGEGAMAVALVHRYLEKA from the coding sequence ATGGATAAGCCGGTCATCATGACGGTCGACGACGATCCGGGCGTCTCACGTTCCGTGGCGCGCGATCTACGGCGCCGTTACGGCCATTCCTACCGCATCGTCCGGGCCGACACCGCGATCGCGGGAATGGAGAGCGTCCGCCAGCTCCGGCTGCGCGGCGACGACGTCGCGGCGATTCTCGCCGACTACCGGATGCCCCAGATGAACGGCGTGGAGTTCCTGGAGCAGGCGATGGACCTGTATCCCTACGCCCGCCGCGTGCTGCTCACCGCCTACGCCGACACCGACGCGGCGATCCAGGCGATCAACGTGGTGGATCTCGACCACTACATGCTCAAGCCGTGGGACCCGCCGGAGGAGAAGTTCTACCCGGTCCTGGACGCCCTGCTCGACGCCTGGCACCGGGCCGACCGGCGCGAGTCCGACGAGCTGAGGGTGGTGGGAGCCCGCTGGTCGGCCAGGTCCTACAAGATCCGCGACTTCCTGTCCCGCAACCAGGTGCCCTACCACTGGATGCTGGCCGACGACCCCGAGGGTGCGCAGCTCCTGGCCGCCGCCGGCGAGGAGTGCGAGATCAGCCCGGCCAAGCTGCCGCTGGTCATCACCGCAGACGGCACGAAGCTCATCGCCCCGACCACCGCCGAGCTGGCCGCGGCGGTCGGCCTGTCCACCGCCCCGGCCACCGACTTCTACGACCTGATCGTCATCGGCGGCGGCCCCGGCGGGCTCGGCGCGGCGGTCTACGGGGCCTCCGAGGGCCTGCGCACCGTGATGGTCGAGCAGCACGCCTCCGGCGGGCAGGCCGGGCAGAGCTCCCGCATCGAGAACTACCTGGGCTTCCCCGACGGCGTCTCCGGCGCCCAGCTCGCCGACCGGGCCCGCCGCCAGGCGCTGAAGTTCGGCGCCGAGCTGCTCACCGCCCGCACGGTCACCAGCCTGGAGGTCAAGGGCCAGGCCCGGGTGGTCGGCTTCGCCGACGGCAGCAGCATCGCCGCGCACACCGTGATCCTGGCCACCGGGGTCTCCTACCGGCGGCTGGCCGCCCCCGGCCTGGACGACTTCGTGGGCCGGGGCACCTACTACGGCGCGGCCGTGACCGAGGCGCCCGAGTGCAGGGACCACGAGGTCTACATCGTCGGCGCGGCCAACTCCGCGGGGCAGGGCGCGGTCTTCCTGTCCGGCTACGCCAGCAGGGTCCACCTGATCGTCCGGAGCGACGGGCTGGAGAGGTCCATGTCGCACTACCTGATCGAGCAGATCTCCAACATCCCGAACATCGAGGTGCACACCGGGACCGAGGTGGTCGGCGCGGAGGGCGACGACCACCTGGAGCGGCTCACACTCAAGGGCCCGGACGGCGAGCGGACGGTCGACAGCGAGTGGCTGTTCGTCTTCATCGGCGCCGAGCCGTTCACCGACTGGCTCGGCGACACGATCGAGCGCGACGCCAAGGGCTTCGTCCTCACCGGGCCCGACCTGACCTCCGCCGAGAGCCGCCCCCGCAACTGGCCGCTCCGGCGCGAGCCGTACCACCTGGAGACCAACGTGCCCGGAGTCTTCGCCGCCGGGGACGTCCGCGCCGACTCGATCAAACGGGTCGCCTCCGCGGTCGGCGAGGGCGCGATGGCCGTGGCACTCGTCCACCGCTACCTGGAGAAGGCGTGA
- a CDS encoding TrmB family transcriptional regulator, translating into MRDVVEQLQRLGMSGYEAKAYVTLVGSGQPLNGYEVAKRSGVPRSTVYETLGKLVAKGAAYEVRGAEDATDYLPLPPRSLLERMRREFDDSIESLQASLPTIVAPPEAHLIHNLKDAGALLARAEDVVAASHTDLFLSIWPEEMKRLSPLVRRAVGRGVDASVMHFGPAEEVVGHLYEHRFSTPDVIMENLGCRLLVVAADRREALIGGFLGGSAWGVYTEDPAVVLMAVEYIRHDIALQIIADRVGHESLREFWTSDPEFTRLRAGRGRPAALLRAAGCPAPELPAG; encoded by the coding sequence ATGCGGGACGTAGTAGAGCAGTTGCAGCGCCTGGGCATGTCGGGCTACGAGGCCAAGGCCTATGTCACGCTGGTCGGCTCCGGGCAGCCGCTCAACGGCTACGAGGTGGCCAAGCGTTCCGGCGTGCCGCGCAGCACGGTCTACGAGACGCTGGGCAAGCTGGTGGCCAAGGGCGCGGCCTACGAGGTGCGCGGCGCCGAGGACGCCACCGACTACCTGCCGCTGCCGCCCCGGTCGCTGCTGGAGCGCATGCGCCGGGAGTTCGACGACTCGATCGAGTCGCTGCAGGCCTCGCTGCCCACGATCGTGGCGCCGCCCGAGGCCCACCTGATCCACAACCTCAAGGACGCCGGAGCCCTGCTGGCCCGCGCCGAGGACGTGGTGGCCGCCTCGCACACCGACCTGTTCCTGTCGATCTGGCCGGAGGAGATGAAGCGGCTGTCCCCGCTGGTCCGGCGGGCGGTCGGGCGAGGGGTCGACGCCTCGGTGATGCACTTCGGCCCCGCCGAGGAGGTGGTCGGGCACCTGTACGAGCACCGGTTCTCCACCCCGGATGTGATCATGGAGAACCTGGGCTGCCGCCTCCTGGTCGTCGCGGCCGATCGCCGGGAGGCCCTGATAGGCGGGTTCCTGGGCGGCTCGGCCTGGGGCGTCTACACCGAGGACCCGGCCGTGGTCCTGATGGCGGTGGAATACATCAGGCACGACATCGCCCTGCAGATCATCGCCGACCGGGTCGGGCACGAGTCGCTGCGCGAGTTCTGGACCAGCGATCCGGAGTTCACCCGGCTGCGCGCCGGCCGCGGCCGGCCGGCCGCCCTGCTCCGCGCGGCCGGATGCCCCGCCCCCGAGCTTCCGGCAGGCTGA
- the glnII gene encoding glutamine synthetase — MTFKAEYIWIDGTEPTAKLRSKTRILADGAELPVWGFDGSSTNQADGGSSDRVLKPAFTCPDPIRGGSNVLVLCEVLDTDMTPHASNTRAALVEVAEKYADQESWFGIEQEYTFFKEGRPLGFPLGGFPAPQGGYYCGVGADEVFGRDVVEKHLDLCLEAGLAISGINAEVMPGQWEFQVGPAGPVEVSDHMWIARWLLYRIAEDFDIAATLDAKPVKGDWNGAGAHTNFSTKAMREGYDPIITACEALAENAAEHVKHYGAGIEERLTGHHETAPWNKFSYGVSDRGASVRIPWQVEVEKKGYIEDRRPNANVDPYLVTRLIVDTCCTALEKAGQV, encoded by the coding sequence ATGACCTTCAAGGCTGAATACATCTGGATCGACGGCACCGAGCCGACCGCCAAGCTCCGTTCGAAGACCAGGATCCTGGCCGACGGCGCCGAGCTCCCGGTCTGGGGCTTCGACGGGTCCAGCACCAACCAGGCTGACGGCGGCTCCTCCGACCGCGTGCTCAAGCCGGCGTTCACCTGTCCGGACCCGATCCGCGGCGGCAGCAACGTGCTGGTGCTCTGCGAGGTCCTCGACACCGACATGACCCCGCACGCCAGCAACACCCGCGCCGCGCTCGTCGAGGTCGCCGAGAAGTACGCCGACCAGGAGTCGTGGTTCGGCATCGAGCAGGAGTACACCTTCTTCAAGGAGGGCCGCCCGCTCGGCTTCCCGCTCGGCGGCTTCCCCGCCCCGCAGGGCGGCTACTACTGCGGCGTCGGCGCCGACGAGGTCTTCGGCCGCGACGTCGTCGAGAAGCACCTCGACCTCTGCCTTGAGGCCGGCCTGGCGATCTCCGGCATCAACGCCGAGGTCATGCCCGGCCAGTGGGAGTTCCAGGTTGGCCCGGCGGGTCCCGTGGAGGTCTCCGACCACATGTGGATCGCCCGGTGGCTGCTCTACCGCATCGCCGAGGACTTCGACATCGCCGCCACGCTCGACGCCAAGCCGGTGAAGGGCGACTGGAACGGCGCGGGCGCGCACACCAACTTCTCCACCAAGGCGATGCGTGAGGGCTACGACCCGATCATCACCGCCTGCGAGGCTCTGGCCGAGAACGCCGCGGAGCACGTCAAGCACTACGGCGCCGGCATCGAGGAGCGCCTGACCGGTCACCACGAGACCGCTCCGTGGAACAAGTTCAGCTACGGCGTCTCCGACCGCGGCGCCTCGGTCCGCATCCCGTGGCAGGTCGAGGTGGAGAAGAAGGGCTACATCGAGGACCGTCGCCCCAACGCCAACGTCGACCCCTACCTGGTGACCCGCCTCATCGTGGACACCTGCTGCACCGCCCTGGAGAAGGCCGGCCAGGTCTGA
- a CDS encoding MerR family transcriptional regulator produces the protein MRISQLSAASGVPIPTIKYYLREGLLPPGEQTSATRAEYGAGHVRRLRLIRALLEVGRLPIASIRKVIASVDDESLGMHDVLGTAHYALAPAVEAHDDDEEWRRARAEGDRLITDLGWRIHPAAPTRDELAQAILTLDRLGMPATGEALRPYAAAAIDLVVEHEIGTIPLDGPREAAVEALVVGTVVHGRVLDILRRLAQESVSARFFGVPES, from the coding sequence ATGCGGATATCCCAGCTCAGCGCCGCTTCGGGCGTCCCCATCCCCACCATCAAGTACTACCTGCGCGAAGGCCTGCTCCCTCCGGGCGAGCAGACCTCCGCCACCCGGGCGGAGTACGGCGCCGGCCATGTCCGCCGGCTGCGGCTGATCCGCGCGCTGCTGGAGGTCGGGCGGCTACCCATCGCGTCCATCCGCAAGGTGATCGCCTCCGTCGACGACGAGAGCCTGGGCATGCACGATGTGCTCGGCACCGCCCACTACGCCCTGGCCCCCGCCGTCGAGGCCCATGACGACGACGAGGAGTGGCGGCGCGCCCGCGCCGAGGGCGACCGCCTGATCACCGACCTCGGCTGGCGGATACATCCCGCCGCCCCCACCCGCGACGAGCTCGCCCAGGCCATCCTCACCCTCGACCGGCTCGGCATGCCCGCCACCGGCGAGGCCCTGCGCCCCTACGCCGCGGCCGCCATCGACCTCGTCGTCGAACACGAGATCGGCACCATCCCCCTCGACGGCCCCCGCGAGGCCGCGGTCGAGGCCCTGGTGGTCGGCACCGTCGTGCACGGCAGGGTCCTCGACATCCTGCGCCGCCTCGCCCAGGAATCCGTCTCGGCCCGCTTCTTCGGCGTCCCCGAGAGCTGA
- a CDS encoding SAM-dependent methyltransferase: MAGERVPQEVDPTTPSVARMYDYYLGGKDNFIADREAAERVIAIVPAIREFTRDNRDFLIRVVTHLAEQGIKQFLDIGAGLPTQRNVHEVALEVAPDARIVYVDNDPVVLAHARALLADNPGTIVVQADLRDPGSILDHPEVRAHLDYTRPFAILLLAILHFLPDDEEAAEVVGRLRRALPPGGYLAVSHAVAGTSSSEAVREAKAGQVRAADKVYSATPSGGFTTRPLPRIAAYLDGLDVLEPGLVPVDAWRPEDPGTEPDFTKPGLAGVVARVP; the protein is encoded by the coding sequence ATGGCGGGGGAACGGGTACCCCAGGAGGTCGATCCCACGACCCCGAGCGTGGCACGCATGTATGACTACTACCTCGGCGGCAAGGACAACTTCATCGCCGACCGCGAGGCCGCCGAGCGGGTGATCGCGATCGTCCCGGCCATCCGCGAGTTCACCCGGGACAACCGCGACTTCCTCATCCGCGTGGTCACCCACCTGGCGGAACAGGGGATCAAGCAGTTCCTCGACATCGGAGCGGGACTGCCGACCCAGCGGAACGTCCACGAGGTGGCCCTGGAGGTCGCGCCCGACGCGCGCATCGTCTACGTCGACAACGACCCCGTCGTCCTCGCCCACGCACGCGCCCTGCTCGCCGACAACCCCGGAACCATCGTGGTCCAGGCGGACCTGCGCGACCCCGGGAGCATCCTCGACCACCCCGAGGTCCGGGCCCACCTCGACTACACCCGGCCCTTCGCGATCCTGCTGCTGGCCATCCTGCATTTCCTCCCGGACGACGAGGAGGCCGCGGAGGTGGTGGGCCGGCTCCGGCGGGCCCTGCCGCCGGGCGGCTACCTCGCCGTCTCCCACGCCGTCGCGGGCACGAGCTCCTCCGAGGCGGTCCGGGAGGCGAAGGCCGGGCAGGTGCGAGCCGCCGACAAGGTCTACTCCGCGACCCCCTCCGGCGGGTTCACCACCCGCCCCCTCCCCCGGATCGCCGCGTACCTCGACGGGCTGGACGTGCTGGAGCCCGGCCTCGTCCCGGTGGACGCCTGGCGCCCCGAGGATCCCGGCACGGAACCCGACTTCACCAAGCCGGGCCTGGCCGGCGTGGTCGCCCGGGTGCCCTGA
- a CDS encoding HAD family hydrolase produces the protein MLDQRLRPTMPYAALVFDCDGTLVDTASANETAWRTALADWQVELDPAWYRARTGLSADRLLAELETETGAELDYPAVRAAALDAYQWLIHTVVPHPQVAAVAEAHQDRVPMAVASGGTRQAVEETLRVTGLRPLFDAVVTRDDVRYGKPAPDVYLLAARLLNAAPHTCVAYEDTDEGVAAALAAGMTVIDVRPSLRRETQVGGGTGR, from the coding sequence ATGCTCGATCAACGACTCCGCCCCACCATGCCGTACGCCGCCCTCGTCTTCGACTGCGACGGCACCCTCGTCGACACCGCCTCGGCCAACGAGACCGCGTGGCGGACGGCCCTGGCGGACTGGCAGGTGGAGCTCGACCCGGCGTGGTACCGGGCCCGCACCGGCCTGTCCGCCGACCGCCTGCTGGCCGAGCTGGAGACCGAGACCGGCGCGGAGCTGGACTACCCGGCGGTGCGGGCGGCGGCGCTCGACGCCTACCAGTGGCTGATCCACACCGTCGTCCCGCACCCGCAGGTCGCCGCCGTCGCCGAGGCGCACCAGGACCGGGTGCCGATGGCGGTCGCCTCCGGAGGAACGCGCCAGGCGGTGGAGGAGACCCTGCGCGTCACCGGCCTGCGCCCGCTGTTCGACGCCGTGGTCACCAGGGACGACGTCCGGTACGGCAAGCCGGCCCCCGACGTCTACCTGCTGGCGGCACGGCTCCTGAACGCCGCCCCCCACACCTGCGTCGCCTACGAGGACACCGATGAGGGAGTGGCCGCCGCGCTCGCCGCGGGGATGACGGTCATCGACGTCCGCCCCTCGCTCCGGAGAGAAACACAAGTCGGCGGCGGCACCGGCCGGTGA
- a CDS encoding thiolase C-terminal domain-containing protein, with amino-acid sequence MRGRAAVAGIGMTALTRRSGRTELELAVEASRAALADARVEAGQIDAVLSYHMNDSVPVVQVARALRIERLGWHNDITGGGTQAASVLGDAAMLIAAGVARNVLVYRALNGRSGTRMNTVSTGPQERFTVPYGMAGPIPMFALAAQRYLHETGLTEEHLHAVVAQSRDNAAANPRALRRDPLSLEDYLARPYVCSPLRTVDCCQETDGACALVVRDARLAPRAPRIHAVVRGGGPGCSSMDRSPDVSAIFSAHVAPMLWEASGMRAADVDVALLYDAYSWLVPRQLEDFGLAGRAELGEFLLRRRHATVNPHGGLLSEGYVHGLNNVAQAVRELRAGRGTALVTGFGGSYGSAALLVRPD; translated from the coding sequence ATGCGGGGCAGGGCGGCCGTCGCCGGCATCGGGATGACGGCTCTGACGCGGAGATCCGGCAGGACCGAGCTGGAGCTCGCGGTCGAGGCGTCCCGGGCCGCGCTGGCCGACGCCCGCGTGGAGGCCGGGCAGATCGACGCCGTCCTCAGCTACCACATGAACGACTCCGTCCCGGTGGTCCAGGTCGCCAGGGCGCTGCGGATCGAGCGGCTGGGCTGGCACAACGACATCACCGGCGGCGGCACCCAGGCGGCCTCCGTCCTGGGGGACGCGGCGATGCTGATCGCCGCGGGCGTCGCGCGCAACGTGCTGGTCTACCGGGCGCTGAACGGCCGCTCCGGCACGCGCATGAACACGGTCTCCACCGGCCCGCAGGAACGCTTCACCGTCCCCTACGGCATGGCCGGGCCGATCCCGATGTTCGCCCTGGCCGCCCAGCGCTACCTGCACGAGACCGGCCTGACCGAGGAGCACCTGCACGCGGTCGTCGCCCAGTCCCGCGACAACGCCGCGGCCAACCCGCGCGCCCTCCGGCGCGATCCGCTGTCCCTGGAGGACTACCTCGCCAGGCCGTACGTCTGCTCGCCGCTGCGGACCGTGGACTGCTGCCAGGAGACCGACGGCGCCTGCGCGCTGGTGGTCCGTGACGCGCGGCTCGCGCCGCGGGCCCCCCGCATCCACGCGGTGGTCAGGGGAGGCGGTCCCGGCTGCTCGTCCATGGACCGTTCGCCCGACGTCAGCGCGATCTTCTCCGCCCATGTCGCCCCGATGCTGTGGGAGGCGTCGGGCATGCGGGCGGCGGACGTGGACGTCGCGCTGCTCTACGACGCCTACTCCTGGCTGGTGCCCCGGCAGCTGGAGGACTTCGGCCTGGCCGGGCGGGCCGAGCTGGGGGAGTTCCTGCTCCGGCGCCGCCACGCCACGGTCAACCCGCACGGCGGCCTGCTGTCCGAGGGCTACGTGCACGGGCTCAACAACGTGGCGCAGGCCGTACGGGAGCTCCGGGCGGGCCGCGGGACGGCGCTGGTGACCGGGTTCGGCGGCAGCTACGGCAGCGCCGCGCTCCTGGTCCGGCCGGACTGA
- a CDS encoding MurR/RpiR family transcriptional regulator has translation MPVAVGALGRIQTETPVLPEALRRVGEAILADPAGAARSTIIALAERSGSSPATVTRFCRVFGFAGYAGLRVALATETGRATQANWDANVGHEIGPTDPLDAAIGVMAAADSRLIQETAAQLDVATVARIADAIVAARRVLIFGVSISGGAAGMIGGRLRRIRVPCWSHADAHEALADAALLAEGDVAIGISHQGRTREVLESLAEAGDRGALTVAVTSFARSPLAELADLVLTTASRETTFRLGGLAAVHSQLFVLDAVYVAVAQRTYEQTNEAFERTIRALESHRVERS, from the coding sequence ATGCCTGTGGCAGTAGGGGCACTCGGACGCATTCAGACCGAGACACCCGTGCTGCCCGAGGCGCTGCGCCGGGTCGGCGAGGCCATCTTGGCCGACCCGGCCGGAGCGGCCCGATCCACGATCATCGCGCTCGCCGAGCGGAGCGGCAGCTCGCCCGCCACCGTCACGCGGTTCTGCCGGGTGTTCGGCTTCGCCGGATACGCCGGGCTGCGGGTCGCGCTGGCCACCGAGACCGGCCGTGCGACGCAGGCCAACTGGGACGCCAACGTGGGCCACGAGATCGGCCCGACCGACCCGCTCGACGCGGCGATCGGCGTGATGGCCGCCGCCGACTCCCGCCTCATCCAGGAGACCGCGGCCCAGCTCGACGTGGCCACCGTCGCCAGGATCGCCGACGCGATCGTCGCGGCCCGGCGGGTGCTGATCTTCGGGGTCTCCATCAGCGGCGGTGCGGCCGGCATGATCGGCGGACGGCTCCGCAGGATCCGGGTGCCCTGCTGGAGCCACGCCGACGCCCACGAGGCGCTCGCCGACGCGGCGCTGCTGGCCGAGGGCGACGTCGCGATCGGGATCTCCCACCAGGGACGGACCCGCGAGGTGCTGGAGTCGCTCGCCGAGGCCGGCGACCGGGGCGCGCTGACCGTCGCCGTCACCTCCTTCGCCCGGTCCCCGCTGGCCGAACTGGCCGACCTGGTGCTGACCACCGCGAGCCGGGAGACCACCTTCAGGCTGGGCGGCCTGGCGGCCGTCCACTCCCAGCTCTTCGTTCTCGACGCCGTCTACGTCGCGGTCGCGCAGCGCACCTACGAGCAGACCAACGAGGCGTTCGAGCGGACGATCCGAGCGCTCGAAAGCCACCGCGTGGAGAGGAGTTGA
- a CDS encoding sugar isomerase domain-containing protein, which produces MDIGAADYVHEVKALVDGVFQTQGVAVRQAAGLMVGSLLDDGVVQAFGSGHSEAIAMEIAGRAGGLVPTNRLALRDVVLYGGTPVEVLLGAPGELERDPGIAQRIYDLAPVQPQDVFVLISSSGVNGSVVELASVVKARGHGLIALTSVQHSTAMPSRHPSGRKLLDLADVVLDNGAPYGDAILPLPDGGSFGAVSTITSALLAQMMMAEVVRGLIEAGRTPPVYRSVNVTGGDEHNRALENRYAGRIRRGA; this is translated from the coding sequence GTGGATATCGGCGCCGCCGACTACGTCCATGAGGTGAAGGCCCTGGTGGACGGGGTCTTCCAGACGCAGGGGGTCGCGGTCAGGCAGGCCGCCGGCCTGATGGTCGGTTCGCTGCTCGACGACGGGGTGGTCCAGGCCTTCGGCTCGGGCCACTCCGAGGCGATCGCGATGGAGATCGCCGGCCGCGCGGGCGGGCTGGTCCCCACCAACCGGCTCGCGCTGCGCGACGTCGTCCTGTACGGCGGGACCCCGGTGGAGGTGCTCCTCGGCGCCCCCGGCGAGCTGGAGCGCGATCCGGGCATCGCTCAGCGGATCTACGACCTGGCCCCCGTCCAGCCGCAGGACGTGTTCGTGCTGATCTCCAGCTCCGGGGTGAACGGCTCGGTGGTGGAGCTGGCCTCCGTCGTCAAGGCCAGGGGGCACGGCCTGATCGCCCTGACCTCCGTCCAGCACAGCACCGCGATGCCCTCCCGCCACCCCTCGGGCCGCAAGCTGCTCGACCTCGCCGACGTGGTGCTCGACAACGGCGCCCCGTACGGCGACGCGATCCTGCCGCTCCCGGACGGCGGCTCGTTCGGCGCGGTCTCCACGATCACCTCGGCACTGCTGGCCCAGATGATGATGGCCGAGGTGGTGCGGGGCCTGATCGAGGCCGGCCGGACCCCGCCGGTCTACCGCTCCGTCAACGTCACCGGCGGCGACGAGCACAACAGGGCTCTTGAGAACCGCTACGCCGGAAGGATCCGGCGAGGTGCCTGA